A window of Syntrophales bacterium genomic DNA:
TGTTGGCAACGGGAGCGGCGGCAAAGAGCCAGCCGGTGCCCCAAGGAGGGAAGATAAAATCGACCTTATCTTCCAGAATCAACTTTTCCAGCAAGTTAGTCATTGTGCCTATATCGCTTTTATCATCATATCTTTTAAGTTCAACGGGCAACTTTTTGCCATACTCCTTCACATATATTCCGCCTTTTTTGTTGACCTCCTCCACCCATAACTCGTAAATTGGACCACCCGCTATCGCTACCGCACCTGCTAAGGGACCGGAAAGAGAAATCGCCTGGCCAATGACTATTTTATCCTTGGCTCCGGCGGCGCCAACCAGAGACACCACAACAAAAACACACACAAACAAAACCAACAATACCCTTTTCTTCATTTTCTCCCTCCTTTTTAGAAAGTCTAAAAAATGATTTTAAAGTCTTGTCACCACAAATCGGCTCTCCGGCTCCCTTGGCATCTGCCCTTCGTTATCTGCTAAACATCAGTAATTCAAGACCCCATCAAGCTCTATCGGTTTAACATCGAATACAGCTCCTGTTGCCGGGGATTTTTCAGTGAGGAAGAATTCCGGCAGACGATCGCTTTCCGCTGCAAGCCCGGCAGCGACATTAAAGGCTTTTTCCCTTAAAAGGGATTGCCTCCCTATATCGAGAATCTTGTCAAAATCCCACTCCCCCCCGTAAACGCTGGCCACCAATTCCGGTATGGTTTCGGGCGAAGCGGCAGAGAACCAGGCAAACAGGCACATGAAGCTGTCCGCAGCGGCAGAAAAGGCTTGCATCATGGCGGAAGCGGCTGCCTGGGCTAACGGAGAAAGCGGATCAATTGGCGCTTCAAGAGTCAGGCCGGCTGTATGATCGGCTCCCATAGGCGAGGTGGCATAGGTAACACCTGTCCCCTTTAAATTTCTCGGGTCGTATGCAGCCATACCCTGCCCTTTTACGGTCGGGATTCTTTTTACTCCCAGAGCCTTGCCTGTTACAAAAGTACCTTGTCCCAACAGCTTGCCCAGTTCGGTTCCAGAGATCATCTCCTCGATCAGTCCGATGGCCGCTTTGCCATCTCCCCAGGGGATCTTCCCTGCTTCCATGCAAACGCCTATGGTTGCCCCCATCTCAATGGTATCAATCCCAAAATCATCGCACAACCGGTCCATACGAGCGATTACATCGAAATCGGCTATTTCACAGTTAGCGCCGAAAAGGGCGATGGTTTCATATTCCAGACTGGATGTTTCGTATTCTCCCTTGGCATCATTATAATGATTGGAGCAGCGTATAACGCAGCCTGCCTGACATGGCTCACCAGTTTTTCCGCCATTTTCTTTCAGCTTGTTCAAAAATCGTTCCGCATTTATGGAAGCCAGCTTGTCATAGAATTTTCCGCTGTAATTGCGGACGGGAAGAATTGCCCTGGAACCTGTAACATCAACGAGTGCGGGCGTGCCAATCTCGCGCAGCCATCTCATTCCTTCATTGTTCATCGCTATATTTGCAAATTTTTTTCTGGCAGCCT
This region includes:
- a CDS encoding aldehyde ferredoxin oxidoreductase is translated as MAKVYRVNVKKKTISQEELKKEYRLLGGRSLISKVMSDEVDPTCDPLGAGNKLIICTTLLAGTTVTTAHRLSIGGKSPLTGGIKEANSGGTFATMLGQHDIKMIILEGLPASKKWQLLKIGKDGTAELVPADDYVGLTNYPLVEKLKERYGKKIGVISIGKAGEMMCRNSTVQNLDATTGYPSRALARGGMGAVMGSKKIKAVVIEKCEKPCVFQYADKKRYEAARKKFANIAMNNEGMRWLREIGTPALVDVTGSRAILPVRNYSGKFYDKLASINAERFLNKLKENGGKTGEPCQAGCVIRCSNHYNDAKGEYETSSLEYETIALFGANCEIADFDVIARMDRLCDDFGIDTIEMGATIGVCMEAGKIPWGDGKAAIGLIEEMISGTELGKLLGQGTFVTGKALGVKRIPTVKGQGMAAYDPRNLKGTGVTYATSPMGADHTAGLTLEAPIDPLSPLAQAAASAMMQAFSAAADSFMCLFAWFSAASPETIPELVASVYGGEWDFDKILDIGRQSLLREKAFNVAAGLAAESDRLPEFFLTEKSPATGAVFDVKPIELDGVLNY